The Bremerella alba genome includes the window TTGGGCGGCACGGTGAACTTGCCGTTCGGATCGGCCAAGATGACGCTGGCCCTGCATAGTAACAGCCTGCCCGACGGTACCTATGGTGGGATGCCGACGGGCTTCGTTGTAGAAGCCGCCGGTCACAAGGTTTACTTCGCCGGTGACACGGCCTTGTTCAGCGATATGAAGTTGATCGGCGCGATGGTTCTAGACGCAATCGTGATTCCCATTGGCGATCTGTACACGATGGGTATTGAAGACTCGATTCGTGCGGTGAAACTACTTCAGCCCAAGCATGTCATTCCAGGGCACTACAATACATGGCCACCGATCGAACAAGATGCCGCTGCCTGGGCTACCAAGGTTCGCCACGAAACCAACGCGACGCCTCACGTACTTAAGCCAGGACAGACGTTGGAGATTCATTAGAGACGCTCGTCAGGCGGTTGGCCCAGAGATTTATCTCTGGGTCGGCATAGCCGACAAGCGGCTAATGAATGCGGTCTTAACGAAGTGGGACGATTCTATCTTAGTTTACGTCTATGCATGAGCCGCTTGTGACCTGCGGCCACCCAGAGATAAATCTCTGGGCCAACCGTGGACGTGCATCGGAATTCAATGGGACGGCTCAGACTTCTCAGCCTCGTCGGGGCTTGAGAGATGGCGTTTATGCCGCTTTAACACTTGGCCCGGCGATCTTTCTTTGGGCTAGGTGCGAAAGGATGTATTCTGCGCCGTGGCTCGATGCACCTTGGCCGACGACACGTTGTTTGAGCGTCCGTAGTTGCTCGACCGTCTTTCGGGTTGTACTCGGTTCTTTCACCCAGGCCGCTATTCGCTTTGCCATGTCGTCGCTGCGATTGGTGTAGGCGAGATATTCGGGGAAGACCACTTCTTCTGCCCCTGGCGCGTCGGGGTCGTACGTGTAGTAACCGTGGTCGTAGAACAAGTCGTTCCGCGCGAGTAGATTCACCAGTGTGATGTACTTCACCTTACGGAAGTGACTTTGCACCCAGTGGGCAAACGGGCTGATCTTGTAGTGCACCACCGAAGGTTTTTCGTGATACAGCAGTTCCAGCGAAACCGATCCACTGCAAGCCAAACAGCAAGTCGCACTGTGGATCAGCTCAGGCGTCAGGTCGACGTGGACTTCGGCTTCGACGCCGGATGCCAGGACGTGCTCGAACGCCAGGGCTGCGTGCTTATCGCTGAATGCGGCAATCGCAAAGCGAACGTCAGGGACTTCCGCTTTGATCTTCTTCGCGGTCTCTAAAAAGACCGGCAGGTTCGAGCTGACCTCTTGACTACGCGAGCCTGGCAACAGCGTTACCAAGGGAGAAGCGTTTTCGTTTTGCTGGCGGACGAAGTCGATATCGAGAACCTGGTTTTCCAGCTCATCGAAGTAGGGATGTCCGACGTAGGTCGCGTTGCAGTCACGCTCACGATACCACTGCTCCTCAAAGGGAAGCTTGCATAACGCGTGATCGACTAGGCGGCGCATCTTGCCGACACGCCACTCGGCCCAGGCCCATAGTTGGGGCGTACCATAGTAGAAA containing:
- a CDS encoding metal-dependent hydrolase yields the protein MALKLIWHGHGTWSLHTADHKILVDPFFSGNPAADVTADVVEADTILLTHGHGDHVGAKEDGTYDIVDIAKRTKANVVTIYETANWLTAQGVEDVTGMNLGGTVNLPFGSAKMTLALHSNSLPDGTYGGMPTGFVVEAAGHKVYFAGDTALFSDMKLIGAMVLDAIVIPIGDLYTMGIEDSIRAVKLLQPKHVIPGHYNTWPPIEQDAAAWATKVRHETNATPHVLKPGQTLEIH
- the lpxB gene encoding lipid-A-disaccharide synthase, with amino-acid sequence MEIFFSVGEPSGDLHGANLIRALKSRRPDIQCVGYGGPKMAEAGCQLHEDLTRWAIMWFLRALLNLHKFIGLMLRANRYFREHKPDAVVLIDYPGFNWWIAGRAKAHGIPVFYYGTPQLWAWAEWRVGKMRRLVDHALCKLPFEEQWYRERDCNATYVGHPYFDELENQVLDIDFVRQQNENASPLVTLLPGSRSQEVSSNLPVFLETAKKIKAEVPDVRFAIAAFSDKHAALAFEHVLASGVEAEVHVDLTPELIHSATCCLACSGSVSLELLYHEKPSVVHYKISPFAHWVQSHFRKVKYITLVNLLARNDLFYDHGYYTYDPDAPGAEEVVFPEYLAYTNRSDDMAKRIAAWVKEPSTTRKTVEQLRTLKQRVVGQGASSHGAEYILSHLAQRKIAGPSVKAA